One region of Limnospira fusiformis SAG 85.79 genomic DNA includes:
- the glnA gene encoding type I glutamate--ammonia ligase: MPTTAQEVLSMIQDQGIKVIDLKFIDMPGTWQHLTVYYDQIDETSFTDGVAFDGSSIRGWKAINESDMMMVLDPTTAWFDPFMAEPTLSVICSIKEPRTGEWYSRCPRVIAQKAIDYLKETGIADTAFLGPEAEFFVFDDVRFDQNQHSGYYFLDSIEGRWNSGREEPGGNLGYKPRYKEGYFPVSPTDTMQDLRTEMLLTMAQCGVPIEKHHHEVATGGQNELGIKFGTLVEAADNLMIYKYVIKNVAKKYGKTVTFMPKPVFNDNGSGMHTHQSLWKGGQPLFAGDGYAGLSQMALHYIGGILKHAPALLALTNPTTNSYKRLVPGFEAPVNLAYSQGNRSASVRIPLAGDSPKAKRFEFRCPDATANPYLAFAAMLCAGIDGIKNEIDPGEPLDVDIYDLTPEELRKIPSTPGSLELALEALENDHAFLTDCGVFTEDFVTNWISYKLDNEVNPMRLRPHPFEFSLYYDC; this comes from the coding sequence ATGCCCACGACAGCCCAAGAAGTCTTGAGTATGATTCAAGACCAAGGTATTAAAGTTATCGACCTGAAATTTATCGACATGCCAGGAACCTGGCAGCATTTGACCGTATACTACGATCAGATTGATGAAACTTCCTTCACCGATGGGGTGGCTTTTGACGGTTCCAGTATTCGGGGTTGGAAAGCCATCAACGAATCCGATATGATGATGGTGCTAGACCCGACAACAGCCTGGTTTGACCCCTTCATGGCGGAACCGACCCTGAGCGTGATTTGTAGCATCAAAGAGCCTCGGACGGGGGAATGGTATAGTCGCTGTCCGAGGGTGATTGCTCAAAAGGCGATTGACTATTTGAAGGAAACAGGTATTGCCGATACAGCCTTTTTAGGTCCAGAAGCTGAGTTTTTTGTGTTTGATGATGTCCGCTTTGACCAAAATCAACACTCTGGTTACTACTTTTTAGACTCCATTGAGGGCCGTTGGAATTCTGGTCGGGAAGAACCAGGAGGTAACTTAGGCTATAAACCCCGTTATAAAGAGGGTTACTTCCCTGTATCCCCCACAGATACTATGCAAGACTTGCGGACTGAGATGCTGCTAACGATGGCTCAGTGTGGGGTTCCCATTGAAAAGCATCACCATGAAGTAGCCACAGGCGGACAAAACGAACTGGGTATTAAGTTCGGAACCCTGGTAGAAGCTGCTGATAACTTGATGATTTACAAATATGTCATCAAGAACGTTGCTAAAAAGTATGGCAAAACTGTCACGTTCATGCCTAAACCAGTTTTTAACGATAACGGTTCTGGTATGCACACTCACCAGTCACTCTGGAAAGGTGGTCAGCCTTTGTTTGCAGGAGATGGCTATGCTGGATTGAGCCAAATGGCTTTACACTATATCGGTGGTATTCTCAAACACGCGCCGGCTTTGTTGGCTCTGACTAACCCAACCACTAACTCCTATAAGCGTCTGGTTCCTGGTTTTGAAGCTCCGGTGAACTTGGCTTATTCCCAAGGAAACCGCTCGGCTTCGGTTCGGATTCCTCTGGCTGGTGATAGCCCCAAAGCCAAGCGTTTTGAGTTCCGCTGTCCTGATGCTACGGCTAACCCCTACCTCGCTTTTGCGGCTATGCTCTGTGCGGGTATTGATGGCATTAAGAACGAAATTGACCCCGGCGAACCGCTGGATGTGGATATCTATGATCTGACTCCTGAAGAACTCCGCAAGATTCCCTCAACTCCTGGTTCTTTGGAATTGGCTCTGGAAGCTCTGGAAAATGATCATGCCTTCCTGACGGATTGTGGGGTGTTTACGGAAGACTTTGTTACTAACTGGATTTCCTACAAACTCGATAATGAGGTTAACCCCATGCGGTTACGTCCTCACCCGTTTGAGTTTTCTCTCTACTACGATTGCTAA
- a CDS encoding Rpn family recombination-promoting nuclease/putative transposase, with protein MKTDSIFYRIFQQYPRSFFELLNLPPTEADQYQFTNLEVKQLAFRLDGLFFPSTDNPSQPFYLTEVQFQPDDDLYYRIFAELFLYLRQYQPPYPWRVVVIYPNRNTEREKSQHFSQILNSEAVTRIYLDELEGENGLGVGIIKLVVASESVAIESAQQLIEQAQQILPPAPLRRDIIDLIETIVVYKLPQASREEIARMLGLTDLKQTRFYQEAFTEGLQEGRQEGRLEGREEITRNIVLRLNNLGYASEAIAEILGLPIDEILPILEDSNEG; from the coding sequence GTGAAAACCGATAGCATATTTTACCGCATCTTCCAACAATACCCGCGCAGCTTCTTTGAACTGCTGAACCTTCCTCCCACAGAAGCTGATCAATATCAATTCACCAACCTAGAAGTCAAACAACTCGCCTTTCGCTTAGACGGGTTATTCTTTCCCAGTACCGACAACCCTAGCCAACCCTTTTATCTGACGGAAGTACAATTTCAACCGGACGATGACCTGTACTATCGGATTTTTGCGGAACTTTTCCTCTATCTGCGACAGTATCAACCCCCTTACCCCTGGAGAGTTGTAGTCATCTACCCTAACCGTAACACTGAGCGTGAAAAGTCTCAACACTTTAGCCAAATTCTCAACTCGGAAGCAGTGACCCGCATTTACCTAGACGAGTTGGAAGGCGAAAACGGCTTAGGGGTAGGTATCATTAAGTTAGTAGTCGCATCGGAGTCTGTAGCTATAGAATCAGCCCAACAACTGATTGAACAAGCTCAACAAATACTCCCACCAGCCCCCCTGAGACGCGATATCATTGATTTAATCGAAACTATTGTAGTCTATAAACTACCCCAAGCTAGTCGCGAGGAGATTGCTAGAATGTTAGGATTAACTGATTTAAAACAAACTCGTTTCTATCAAGAAGCCTTTACGGAAGGTCTCCAGGAAGGTCGCCAGGAAGGTCGCCTAGAAGGTCGCGAAGAAATCACGCGAAACATTGTCCTACGTTTGAATAACCTGGGTTATGCTTCGGAAGCGATCGCCGAAATTTTAGGCTTACCTATTGATGAAATTCTGCCGATTTTAGAAGATTCTAATGAGGGGTAA
- a CDS encoding Rpn family recombination-promoting nuclease/putative transposase, protein MKTDSIFYRIFQQYPRSFFELLNLPLTEADQYQFTNLEVKQLAFRLDGLFFPSTDNPSQPFYLTEVQFQPDDDLYYRIFAELFLYLRQYQPPYPWRVVVIYPNRNTEREKSQHFSQILNSEAVTRIYLDELEGENGLGVGIIKLVVASESVAIESAQQLIEQAQQILPPAPLRRDIIDLIETIVVYKLPQASREEIARMLGLTDLKQTRFYQEAFTEGLQEGRLEGLQEGRLEGRQEGRQEGRLEGLQEGLQEGLQEGREEITRNIVLRLNNLGYASEAIAEILGLPVDEILPILEDSNEG, encoded by the coding sequence GTGAAAACCGATAGCATATTTTACCGCATCTTCCAACAATACCCGCGCAGCTTCTTTGAACTGCTGAACCTTCCTCTCACAGAAGCTGATCAATATCAATTCACCAACCTAGAAGTCAAACAACTCGCCTTTCGCTTAGACGGGTTATTCTTTCCCAGTACCGACAACCCTAGCCAACCCTTTTATCTGACGGAAGTACAATTTCAACCCGACGATGACCTGTACTATCGGATTTTTGCGGAACTTTTCCTCTATCTGCGACAGTATCAACCCCCTTACCCCTGGAGAGTTGTAGTCATCTACCCTAACCGTAACACAGAGCGCGAAAAGTCTCAACACTTTAGCCAAATTCTCAACTCAGAAGCAGTGACCCGCATTTACCTAGACGAGTTGGAAGGCGAAAACGGCTTAGGGGTAGGTATCATTAAGTTAGTAGTCGCATCGGAGTCTGTAGCTATAGAATCAGCCCAACAACTGATTGAACAAGCTCAACAAATACTCCCACCAGCCCCCCTGAGACGCGATATCATTGATTTAATCGAAACTATTGTAGTCTATAAACTACCCCAAGCTAGTCGCGAGGAGATTGCTAGAATGTTAGGATTAACTGATTTAAAACAAACTCGTTTCTATCAAGAAGCCTTTACGGAAGGTCTCCAGGAAGGTCGCCTAGAAGGTCTCCAGGAAGGTCGCCTAGAAGGTCGCCAGGAAGGTCGCCAGGAAGGTCGCCTAGAAGGTCTCCAGGAAGGTCTCCAGGAAGGTCTCCAGGAAGGTCGCGAAGAAATCACGCGAAACATTGTCCTACGTTTGAATAACCTGGGTTATGCTTCGGAAGCGATCGCCGAAATTTTAGGCTTACCTGTTGATGAAATTCTGCCGATTTTAGAAGATTCTAATGAGGGGTAA
- a CDS encoding TlyA family RNA methyltransferase has translation MKQRLDTLLVDRHLSDSRQQAQRLIRAGEVMVNRQVVDKPGTEVDISATIDVKARSPYVSRGGEKLAEALEKFAINVTDRICIDAGISTGGFTDCLLQRGAKQVYGIDVGYGQVDWRLRNDRRVILRERTNFRYLTREQLYHQEDYTRNSFADLGVVDVSFISLTKILPALWELLQPPREVVLLVKPQFEVGKGRVGKKGVVRSPLDQAEAILGVGSKAESMGWEYRGLTASPIQGPAGNIEYLLWLSDQGEAIPSLDAIAKMTEFTQIQFQNGQAKN, from the coding sequence ATGAAACAACGTCTTGATACATTGCTAGTCGATCGCCATTTGTCAGACTCACGACAACAAGCCCAACGTTTGATTAGGGCGGGGGAGGTAATGGTCAATCGCCAAGTAGTTGATAAACCAGGTACAGAAGTAGATATTTCGGCGACTATAGATGTGAAAGCGCGATCGCCTTATGTATCTCGTGGCGGGGAAAAACTAGCGGAAGCGCTGGAGAAATTCGCGATCAATGTTACTGATAGAATCTGTATTGATGCTGGTATTTCCACGGGTGGATTTACGGACTGTCTGCTACAACGTGGGGCTAAACAGGTTTATGGTATTGACGTAGGTTACGGACAGGTAGATTGGCGACTTCGCAACGATCGCCGGGTGATTTTACGGGAACGCACCAACTTCCGCTATCTGACTCGGGAGCAATTATATCACCAAGAGGATTATACTAGAAACAGTTTTGCTGATTTGGGGGTGGTGGATGTATCTTTCATCTCCCTAACCAAGATTCTACCCGCCCTGTGGGAACTACTACAACCTCCACGAGAGGTGGTATTGTTGGTTAAACCTCAATTTGAGGTGGGGAAGGGTCGGGTTGGCAAAAAAGGGGTGGTGCGATCGCCACTTGATCAAGCCGAGGCAATTTTGGGGGTCGGGTCGAAGGCTGAAAGCATGGGATGGGAGTATCGGGGGTTAACAGCATCACCGATTCAGGGTCCGGCTGGTAACATTGAATATCTGTTATGGTTATCTGATCAAGGTGAAGCTATCCCCAGTTTAGATGCGATCGCCAAAATGACTGAATTCACTCAAATTCAATTCCAAAATGGTCAAGCAAAAAATTAA
- the apcB gene encoding allophycocyanin subunit beta, translating into MRDAVTSLIKNYDITGRYLDRDAIDSLKSYFVTGTARVQAAATITANAAELVKQAASQLFGDLPELIRPGGNAYTTRRYAACLRDMDYYLRYATYALVAGDTDVLDERVLQGLRETYNSLGVPIGPTVVGIGILKDLVTEKVQAAGIEVGAYLEQPFDHLIAELSETDV; encoded by the coding sequence ATGCGGGACGCAGTAACGAGCCTGATTAAAAATTACGACATTACCGGGCGGTACTTAGACCGAGATGCCATTGATAGCTTAAAATCCTACTTTGTCACCGGAACCGCACGGGTTCAAGCGGCAGCAACTATCACGGCTAATGCAGCAGAGTTGGTTAAGCAAGCTGCTTCTCAATTGTTTGGCGACCTACCTGAGTTAATTCGTCCGGGTGGAAATGCTTATACAACCCGTCGCTATGCAGCCTGTCTGCGGGACATGGATTATTATCTGCGCTATGCAACTTATGCTTTGGTAGCAGGCGATACAGATGTTCTCGATGAGCGTGTGCTACAAGGCTTGCGCGAAACTTATAATTCTCTTGGGGTTCCTATTGGTCCAACTGTTGTTGGTATCGGTATCCTCAAAGACTTGGTGACTGAGAAGGTTCAAGCTGCGGGTATTGAAGTGGGCGCATATTTGGAACAGCCCTTTGACCATTTGATCGCTGAATTGAGCGAAACTGACGTTTAA
- a CDS encoding Rpn family recombination-promoting nuclease/putative transposase: MKTDSIFYRIFQQYPRSFFELLNLPLTEADQYQFTNLEVKQLAFRLDGLFFPSTDNPSQPFYLTEVQFQPDDDLYYRIFAELFLYLRQYQPPYPWRVVVIYPNRNTEREKSQHFSQILNSEAVTRIYLDELEGENGLGVGIIKLVVASESVAIESAQQLIEQAQQILPPAPLRRDIIDLIETIVVYKLPQASREEIARMLGLTDLKQTRFYQEAFTEGLQEGRLEGLQEGRLEGRQEGRLEGRQEGRQEGRQEGRLEGLQEGLQEGRQEGRQEGRLEGLQEGLQEGLQEGRQEGREEITRNIVLRLNNLGYASEAIAEILGLPVDEILPILEDSNEG; the protein is encoded by the coding sequence GTGAAAACCGATAGCATATTTTACCGCATCTTCCAACAATACCCGCGCAGCTTCTTTGAACTGCTGAACCTTCCTCTCACAGAAGCTGATCAATATCAATTCACCAACCTAGAAGTCAAACAACTCGCCTTTCGCTTAGACGGGTTATTCTTTCCCAGTACCGACAACCCTAGCCAACCCTTTTATCTGACGGAAGTACAATTTCAACCCGACGATGACCTGTACTATCGGATTTTTGCGGAACTTTTCCTCTATCTGCGACAGTATCAACCCCCTTACCCCTGGAGAGTTGTAGTCATCTACCCTAACCGTAACACAGAGCGCGAAAAGTCTCAACACTTTAGCCAAATTCTCAACTCAGAAGCAGTGACCCGCATTTACCTAGACGAGTTGGAAGGCGAAAACGGCTTAGGGGTAGGTATCATTAAGTTAGTAGTCGCATCGGAGTCTGTAGCTATAGAATCAGCCCAACAACTGATTGAACAAGCTCAACAAATACTCCCACCAGCCCCCCTGAGACGCGATATCATTGATTTAATCGAAACTATTGTAGTCTATAAACTACCCCAAGCTAGTCGCGAGGAGATTGCTAGAATGTTAGGATTAACTGATTTAAAACAAACTCGTTTCTATCAAGAAGCCTTTACGGAAGGTCTCCAGGAAGGTCGCCTAGAAGGTCTCCAGGAAGGTCGCCTAGAAGGTCGCCAGGAAGGTCGCCTAGAAGGTCGCCAGGAAGGTCGCCAGGAAGGTCGCCAGGAAGGTCGCCTAGAAGGTCTCCAGGAAGGTCTCCAGGAAGGTCGCCAGGAAGGTCGCCAGGAAGGTCGCCTAGAAGGTCTCCAGGAAGGTCTCCAGGAAGGTCTCCAGGAAGGTCGCCAGGAAGGTCGCGAAGAAATCACGCGAAACATTGTCCTACGTTTGAATAACCTGGGTTATGCTTCGGAAGCGATCGCCGAAATTTTAGGCTTACCTGTTGATGAAATTCTGCCGATTTTAGAAGATTCTAATGAGGGGTAA
- a CDS encoding sensor histidine kinase — translation MSDFSVATLSEILASEALIGDRSRYSRQKAEADWYGAIRSLNQFLEVTPPRYPRISSTNDNQLISDIPPPYSHRGYVISGPSPVLMNPRLASDFTTLILTCESQFGSVGSVWGRERGFRLLPASHKGDIPVCAEKINQLPFQSAFPLSGDDPLMGERFCLVLTAEFSLVMVLGVNPANDPAFLFSFDPDLVKRSLLLLRQRMVKQSSTVPSHDHHYITQLDAIASQFPPVAPHYQTVTQFSRLLLQNSALPCDRPTQPKTNPSETVVVPQSPENLLTVGSSVGTDYTIRQSQAELLQAIAHEVRTPLTTILTLTRLLLKRPNFDPEVVRKRLESIDRECSIQIDRFNLIFRAVELEMSPNPPSSCEIPSNTGVQLTTMSLGDVFQNGLPRWQKQASQRNHTLEVILPKQLPSVVSDPTLLDQMLTGAIENFTRSLPSGSHIKVGVRLAGQLLKLQLESHSHTQTHSPFTVAPKSPLKSIGPVLMVQPETGSLSLNINVTKNLFQALGGKLVVRQRPQQGKVMTIFLPVQVR, via the coding sequence ATGAGTGATTTTAGTGTAGCAACTTTAAGCGAAATTTTAGCTAGTGAAGCCCTAATAGGCGATCGCAGTCGTTATTCCCGCCAGAAAGCCGAAGCCGACTGGTATGGGGCTATTCGTAGCTTAAATCAATTCCTAGAAGTGACCCCCCCCAGATATCCGAGAATTTCATCAACCAATGACAATCAACTGATCAGCGATATTCCCCCACCTTATTCCCATCGTGGTTATGTCATCTCTGGTCCATCTCCGGTATTAATGAATCCCCGTCTAGCGAGTGATTTCACTACCCTAATTTTGACCTGTGAATCGCAATTCGGGTCTGTAGGATCAGTATGGGGAAGAGAAAGGGGATTTCGGTTATTACCCGCATCCCACAAGGGGGATATTCCCGTTTGTGCAGAAAAAATTAATCAGTTACCCTTTCAGTCAGCTTTTCCCTTATCTGGAGACGATCCACTTATGGGGGAGAGATTTTGTTTAGTCTTGACCGCCGAATTTAGCCTAGTGATGGTGTTAGGGGTTAATCCTGCTAACGATCCGGCGTTTTTGTTTTCTTTTGATCCAGATCTAGTCAAGCGATCGCTGTTGCTGTTGCGCCAACGCATGGTTAAACAGTCCTCAACCGTCCCCAGTCACGATCACCATTATATTACTCAACTAGATGCGATCGCCTCACAATTTCCCCCAGTCGCCCCCCATTATCAAACTGTGACCCAGTTTAGCCGTTTGCTGCTGCAAAACTCAGCCCTACCATGCGATCGCCCAACCCAGCCAAAAACTAACCCCTCCGAAACCGTAGTTGTTCCCCAATCACCTGAAAACCTATTAACAGTTGGGTCATCAGTCGGGACAGACTACACTATTAGACAATCCCAGGCAGAATTATTACAGGCGATCGCCCATGAAGTTCGCACCCCCTTAACCACAATTCTGACCTTAACTCGGCTACTGTTGAAGCGTCCGAATTTCGACCCAGAGGTAGTCCGTAAACGCTTAGAGTCCATTGATCGCGAGTGTAGCATCCAAATCGATCGCTTTAACCTGATTTTCCGGGCGGTAGAATTGGAAATGTCCCCAAATCCCCCCTCCTCTTGCGAAATTCCTAGCAATACCGGAGTGCAGTTAACCACCATGTCTTTAGGAGATGTGTTCCAAAACGGACTACCACGATGGCAAAAACAAGCCAGCCAGCGGAATCATACCCTAGAGGTGATTTTACCCAAACAATTACCCTCTGTAGTTAGTGATCCGACCTTATTAGACCAAATGCTAACCGGGGCGATCGAAAACTTTACCCGCAGTCTACCATCTGGTAGCCATATTAAAGTCGGTGTAAGACTCGCCGGACAGTTGTTGAAATTGCAGCTAGAGTCCCATTCTCACACCCAAACTCATTCCCCTTTTACAGTTGCGCCTAAGTCTCCCCTAAAATCTATCGGACCTGTCTTGATGGTGCAGCCAGAAACCGGTAGTCTAAGTTTAAATATAAATGTCACTAAAAATCTGTTCCAAGCCCTTGGGGGGAAATTAGTTGTCCGACAGCGACCCCAGCAAGGGAAGGTGATGACTATTTTCCTACCTGTACAAGTCCGATGA
- a CDS encoding DNA cytosine methyltransferase yields the protein MFASCFFGENLTVTKRPIAIDLFAGCGGMSLGLEAAGFDVAVAVEFDAVHCLVHHFNFPYCHTICRDISKVTSAEILEQLQLKYQDTQVDLIAGGPPCQGFSHIGKRQLDDPRNSLVFEYLRMIAEIQPKYFIFENVPGIATGKHKRFLNELITEFEAIGYQIQKPIKILDASEYGAPQKRKRLILIGSRFDVKIAEYPATNKSEMCTVYQAISDLEKIDHFTNYDPGISPAFLEYEGDRKKYSLVPSDSFSLCHKRTIEPTVYGHVGSVHTPLSIARFAETPPGTVEPKSRFFKLSPTGLCNTLRAGTNSDKGAYTAPRPIHYSIPRCITIREAARLHTFPDWFQFHRTIWHGFREIGNAVIPILAKQLGGSVIDALGVDVNQLKSTTLAQVPESLLSYNISQASSYWGIPDNVIPKRKRLRDNKNGKI from the coding sequence ATGTTCGCCTCTTGTTTTTTCGGGGAAAATTTAACAGTGACCAAAAGACCAATTGCGATTGATTTATTTGCTGGGTGTGGGGGGATGTCTCTGGGTTTGGAGGCGGCGGGGTTTGATGTGGCTGTGGCGGTAGAGTTTGATGCTGTTCATTGTTTGGTACATCATTTTAACTTTCCCTACTGTCATACAATATGCAGAGATATATCAAAAGTTACAAGCGCCGAAATTCTGGAGCAATTACAATTAAAATATCAAGATACACAAGTTGACTTGATTGCGGGGGGGCCTCCCTGTCAGGGATTTTCCCATATAGGTAAACGTCAACTTGATGACCCGAGAAATTCCCTGGTTTTTGAATATCTCAGAATGATTGCGGAAATTCAGCCCAAATACTTTATTTTTGAAAATGTGCCGGGTATCGCTACTGGCAAACATAAACGGTTTTTAAATGAACTAATTACTGAATTTGAAGCTATTGGCTACCAGATCCAAAAGCCGATTAAAATTCTTGATGCTAGTGAATACGGGGCTCCTCAAAAACGAAAAAGACTAATATTAATCGGTAGTCGATTCGATGTGAAAATAGCTGAATATCCTGCCACAAATAAATCGGAAATGTGCACGGTTTATCAAGCAATATCTGACCTAGAAAAGATAGATCATTTTACTAATTATGACCCAGGAATTTCTCCGGCTTTCCTAGAATATGAAGGCGATCGCAAAAAATATTCCTTAGTCCCTAGTGATAGTTTTTCGCTCTGCCATAAACGTACTATTGAGCCGACTGTTTATGGTCATGTTGGCTCGGTTCACACTCCCCTGTCGATCGCCAGATTTGCTGAGACTCCACCAGGTACAGTTGAACCCAAAAGTAGATTTTTTAAACTCTCACCTACGGGATTATGTAATACTCTGAGAGCAGGTACTAATAGCGATAAAGGAGCCTATACAGCACCCAGACCTATTCACTACTCTATCCCTCGATGTATCACTATTAGGGAGGCGGCTAGACTTCATACTTTCCCGGATTGGTTTCAATTTCATCGCACTATATGGCATGGATTTCGGGAAATTGGAAATGCGGTGATTCCGATTCTGGCTAAACAGCTTGGCGGGTCGGTAATTGATGCCCTGGGGGTAGATGTCAATCAGTTAAAATCAACAACTTTGGCACAAGTGCCGGAAAGTTTGTTATCATATAATATCTCCCAAGCCTCTAGTTATTGGGGAATCCCTGACAATGTGATACCTAAGAGAAAACGATTAAGAGACAATAAAAATGGCAAAATATGA
- a CDS encoding Rpn family recombination-promoting nuclease/putative transposase, translating into MKTDSIFYRIFQQYPRSFFELLNLPLTEADQYQFTNLEVKQLAFRLDGLFFPSTDNPSQPFYLTEVQFQPDDDLYYRIFAELFLYLRQYQPPYPWRVVVIYPNRNTEREKSQHFSQILNSEAVTRIYLDELEGENGLGVGIIKLVVASESVAIESAQQLIEQAQQILPPAPLRRDIIDLIETIVVYKLPQASREEIARMLGLTDLKQTRFYQEAFTEGLQEGRQEGREEITRNIVLRLNNLGYASEAIAEILGLPVDEILPILEDSHKG; encoded by the coding sequence GTGAAAACCGATAGCATATTTTACCGCATCTTCCAACAATACCCGCGCAGCTTCTTTGAACTGCTGAACCTTCCTCTCACAGAAGCTGATCAATATCAATTCACCAACCTAGAAGTCAAACAACTCGCCTTTCGCTTAGACGGGTTATTCTTTCCCAGTACCGACAACCCTAGCCAACCCTTTTATCTGACGGAAGTACAATTTCAACCCGACGATGACCTGTACTATCGGATTTTTGCGGAACTTTTCCTCTATCTGCGACAGTATCAACCCCCTTACCCCTGGAGAGTTGTAGTCATCTACCCTAACCGTAACACAGAGCGCGAAAAGTCTCAACACTTTAGCCAAATTCTCAACTCAGAAGCAGTGACCCGCATTTACCTAGACGAGTTGGAAGGCGAAAACGGCTTAGGGGTAGGTATCATTAAGTTAGTAGTCGCATCGGAGTCTGTAGCTATAGAATCAGCCCAACAACTGATTGAACAAGCTCAACAAATACTCCCACCAGCCCCCCTGAGACGCGATATCATTGATTTAATCGAAACTATTGTAGTCTATAAACTACCCCAAGCTAGTCGCGAGGAGATTGCTAGAATGTTAGGATTAACTGATTTAAAACAAACTCGTTTCTATCAAGAAGCCTTTACGGAAGGTCTCCAGGAAGGTCGCCAGGAAGGTCGCGAAGAAATCACGCGAAACATTGTCCTACGTTTGAATAACCTGGGTTATGCTTCGGAAGCGATCGCCGAAATTTTAGGCTTACCTGTTGATGAAATTCTGCCGATTTTAGAAGATTCTCATAAGGGGTAA
- a CDS encoding DUF4189 domain-containing protein, translating into MIKCLSLTGLILIALEGITTGAIVAQNRDHYGAIATSTTNPAIWGYSHDYPTLAQAQRYALEYCGQADCQIRVWFKNGCGAIATNGSNIGSAWAVNRAEAEARSIVACGQGDCKIEVWACTTHFNP; encoded by the coding sequence ATGATTAAGTGTTTGAGTCTGACTGGGTTAATTCTGATTGCGCTTGAAGGTATCACTACTGGGGCTATTGTTGCCCAAAATCGCGATCATTACGGGGCGATCGCTACTTCAACCACTAACCCCGCTATCTGGGGTTACTCCCATGACTACCCCACACTCGCCCAAGCCCAACGTTACGCCCTAGAATACTGCGGACAGGCTGATTGTCAGATCCGGGTATGGTTTAAAAATGGTTGTGGTGCGATCGCCACTAATGGCTCTAATATTGGATCAGCTTGGGCTGTAAATAGGGCCGAAGCTGAGGCGCGTTCAATTGTCGCCTGTGGTCAAGGAGACTGTAAAATTGAGGTCTGGGCTTGTACAACCCATTTTAACCCTTAA